Genomic DNA from Mycolicibacterium helvum:
CCTGTCAGGTCATCGTCGCCGAGGCGTTCCAGGAGCAGGGCGCGGCGGTGCGGATCAGCGCGCAGGAGGCGGACCGCGCCGTCGCCGCCCCAGCGTCGTAGCGCCAGATGTTCGTGTTCGGATTCGTCGTCGGGAAAGCCGAGCTTGAGCATCGCGGCCACGCCGTCCGGTGTGCGGACCGGCAGCACCAGCGAGCAGTAACCGTGGGCGGTGGGGCCGTCGGGCCGAAGCTGCCACTCGGCGACGACGTCATGGGCCAATCTGGGCAGCGCCTCGACCCACATCGCCCACCGCGACCCGCGGCCGGCCATCGCCCGCACCCCGGCGGGGAGGTCGATCACGTGTCGGGTTCGTCGGGGTGCTCGCTGGGTGGGGGCGGCTTGTTCAGCCAATCCTTCAGCCGAAACAGCTGGCTCGCCACGATTCCGAGGCCGACCAGCAGCAGCCCGACGACGATCCAAATGGTCATCGCAGTCGAGCCTACGCACTGCGGAACGCCGCGGGCGGCCGCCGCCGCCGCTGTGGCACTTCATCGGCGTTGCCGCCTATCCTTGCCCGAGTGTCCGAAGTGTCCCTCGACCAGCTGCGCGCACTGCGTGCCCGCCTCGACGGACTGACCATTCGCGACGCCACCCGGCTGGGCCGGCGGCTGAAGTCGCTGCGCGGGGATGTCTCGGCGGCGACCTTGCGGCAGATCTCCGAGCAGTTCACGGCTGCTGAGGCGCTGATCGCCACCCGCACCGCCGCGGTGCCGGCGATCACCTACCCCGACCTACCGGTCAGCGACCGGCGCGCCGACATCGCCAAAGCCATCACCGAGAATCAGGTGGTGGTCATCGCCGGCGAGACCGGCTCGGGCAAGACCACCCAGCTGCCCAAGATCTGCCTGGAACTCGGCCGCGGAGTGCGCGGGACCATCGGCCACACCCAGCCGCGCCGGCTGGCGGCGCGCACCGTGGCTCAGCGGATCGCCGATGAACTCGGCAGCCCGCTGGGCGACACGATCGGCTATACGGTGCGCTTCACCGACCAGGCCAGCGACCGCACGCTGGTGAAGCTGATGACCGACGGCATTCTGCTCGCCGAGATCCAGCGCGACCGGCGCCTGTTGCGTTACGACACCCTGATCCTCGACGAGGCGCACGAGCGCAGCCTCAACATCGACTTCCTGCTCGGCTACCTGCGCGAGTTGCTGCCCCGCCGGCCGGATCTCAAGGTGATCGTCACCTCGGCGACCATCGAACCGCAGCGGTTCGCCGATCACTTCTACGGTGCGCCGATCGTGGAAGTGTCCGGGCGCACCTACCCGGTGGAGATCCGGTATCGGCCACTGGAAGTGCCAGTAGCCGACGATGATTCGGACGATCCTGACGATCCAGACCACGAGATCGTGCGCACCGAGATCCGCGATCAGACCGAAGCGATCGTCGATGCCGTCCGCGAGTTGGAGTCCGAACCGCCCGGTGACATCCTGGTGTTCCTGTCCGGAGAGCGGGAAATCCGGGACACTGCCGAGGCGTTACGCGATCTGAAAAACACCGAGGTGCTCCCGCTGTACGCGCGGCTGCCCACCGCCGAGCAGCAGAAGGTATTCCAGCCGTCGCGGACTTTGCGGCGAATTGTGTTGGCCACCAACGTAGCCGAGACGTCGCTGACCGTGCCAGGCGTCCGGTACGTGGTCGACCCCGGCACCGCCCGAATCTCGCGGTACAGCCGGCGCACCAAGGTGCAGCGGCTGCCGATCGAACCGATCTCGCAGGCGTCGGCCGCGCAGCGGGCCGGTCGCTCGGGGCGCACCGCACCCGGTGTCTGCATCCGGCTGTACTCCGAAGAGGACTTCGCCGCGCGCCCGCAGTACACCGACCCCGAGATCCTGCGCACCAACCTGGCCGCGGTGATCCTGCAGATGGCCGCGCTACAGCTCGGCGAGATCGAGAGCTTCCCCTTCCTCGATCCGCCTGAGCAGCGCAGCATTCGGGATGGCATCGCGCTCTTGCAGGAATTGGGTGCCTTCGATTCCGCAGGCGCGATCACCGATATCGGCCGCCGGCTCGCGCAGTTGCCGGTCGATCCCCGGCTGGCGCGGATGATCCTGCAGGCCGACACCGAGGGCTGTGTGCGTGAGGTGCTGGTGCTCGCCGCGGCGCTGTCGATCCCCGATCCGAGGGAGCGACCCGCCGACCGCGAGGAGGCCGCCCGGCAGAAGCACGCCCGGTTCGCCGACGAGCATTCGGATTTCGTGTCCTTCCTCAACCTGTGGCGATACCTCGGCGAAGAACGAAAGGCGCGATCCGGCAGCGCCTTCCGGCGGATGTGCCGCGAGGAGTTCCTGCACTATCTGCGAATCCGGGAATGGCAGGACCTGACCGGCCAGCTGCGCAGTATCGCCCGTGATATCGGGATCCGGGAATCCGACGACCCCGAACCAGCCGATCCGGCGCGGGTGCACGCCGCCGTCGTCGCCGGGCTTCTGTCGCATATTGGCCTGCGAGAGGGGGATTCGCGCGACTACACGGGTGCGCGCAATACCAAGTTCGTGCTCGCCCCGGGGTCTGTGCTGACCAAACGGCCCCCACGCTGGATCGTGGTCGCCGACCTGGTGGAGACCAGCCGGTTGTACGGGCGCATCGCGGCACGCGTCGAACCCGAGGTACTCGAGCGGGTCGCCGGACATCTGGTGCAGCGCACCTACAGTGAGCCGCACTGGGATGCCAAGCGCGGCGCGGTGATGGCTTTCGAGCGGGTGACGCTCTACGGGCTCGCGTTGGTGCCGCGCCGGCGGGTGGGATACGCCAGCGTCGACCCGGTGGTGTCCCGGGAACTGTTCATCCGGCACGCGCTGGTGCAGGGGGAGTGGCAGACCCGGCACCACTTCTTCGCCGACAACGCACGGCTGCGCGCTGAGCTCGCCGAACTGGAGGAGCGGGCCCGGCGCCGCGACCTGCTCGTCGGCGATGACGAGATCTATGCCTTCTACGACAACAGGGTTCCGCAGCAGGTGGTCTCAGCGCGGCACTTCGACGGCTGGTGGAAGAAACAACGCCACCAGACCCCGGAGTTGTTGACCTTTACCCGCGACGACCTGCTGCGCGTCGACGACGATGCGGCAGAGCGGCCGGACAACTGGCAGGCCGGCGACCTGTCGTTGCCGCTGACCTACCGGTTCGAGCCCGGCG
This window encodes:
- the hrpA gene encoding ATP-dependent RNA helicase HrpA translates to MSLDQLRALRARLDGLTIRDATRLGRRLKSLRGDVSAATLRQISEQFTAAEALIATRTAAVPAITYPDLPVSDRRADIAKAITENQVVVIAGETGSGKTTQLPKICLELGRGVRGTIGHTQPRRLAARTVAQRIADELGSPLGDTIGYTVRFTDQASDRTLVKLMTDGILLAEIQRDRRLLRYDTLILDEAHERSLNIDFLLGYLRELLPRRPDLKVIVTSATIEPQRFADHFYGAPIVEVSGRTYPVEIRYRPLEVPVADDDSDDPDDPDHEIVRTEIRDQTEAIVDAVRELESEPPGDILVFLSGEREIRDTAEALRDLKNTEVLPLYARLPTAEQQKVFQPSRTLRRIVLATNVAETSLTVPGVRYVVDPGTARISRYSRRTKVQRLPIEPISQASAAQRAGRSGRTAPGVCIRLYSEEDFAARPQYTDPEILRTNLAAVILQMAALQLGEIESFPFLDPPEQRSIRDGIALLQELGAFDSAGAITDIGRRLAQLPVDPRLARMILQADTEGCVREVLVLAAALSIPDPRERPADREEAARQKHARFADEHSDFVSFLNLWRYLGEERKARSGSAFRRMCREEFLHYLRIREWQDLTGQLRSIARDIGIRESDDPEPADPARVHAAVVAGLLSHIGLREGDSRDYTGARNTKFVLAPGSVLTKRPPRWIVVADLVETSRLYGRIAARVEPEVLERVAGHLVQRTYSEPHWDAKRGAVMAFERVTLYGLALVPRRRVGYASVDPVVSRELFIRHALVQGEWQTRHHFFADNARLRAELAELEERARRRDLLVGDDEIYAFYDNRVPQQVVSARHFDGWWKKQRHQTPELLTFTRDDLLRVDDDAAERPDNWQAGDLSLPLTYRFEPGASDDGVTVHIPVGVLARLGGDEFGWQVPALREELVTALIRSLPKDLRRNFVPAPDTARVVLADINAGHEPLLEALQRELHRRTGVLVPITAFDLDKIPAHLRVTFAVETVDGTEVARGKDLEALQRQLAGSARQAVADAVASDLERTGLRTWPDDLDRLPDSVESTVGGHLVRGYPALVDAGAGVAVRVFATAAERDAAMRAGTRRLLRLAIPSPVKALEKALDPRTRLVLGANPDGSLAALLEDCADAAVDVLAAQPVWTRTDFASLRDRVAAALPVTTRDIVARVQKVLTALQEVELALPDKPAAAQADAIADIRSQLGSLVASNFVTETGAARLGDLTRYLTAIGRRLDRLAQAPQADRERMQRVHTVEDAYTELLQALSPTRAAAADVRDIAWQIEEFRVSLWAQQLGTPRPVSEQRIYRAIDAVLA